One genomic segment of Arachis duranensis cultivar V14167 chromosome 4, aradu.V14167.gnm2.J7QH, whole genome shotgun sequence includes these proteins:
- the LOC107486814 gene encoding uncharacterized protein LOC107486814, producing MAEGRGFPSMLSSIDCLHWQWTNCPNAWKGMYMSGYRGVATIVLEVVASSDLWIWHAFFGISGSNNDINVLDRSPVFDDILNDRAPEVNYTINGNNYTIGYYLADDIYPEWATFVKSISKPQGEKHKLFAQYQEG from the coding sequence ATGGCGGAGGGTCGTGGCTTTCCTAGCATGTTGAGTAGCATTGACTGCCTGCATTGGCAATGGACAAATTGTCCAAACGCGTGGAAAGGTATGTACATGAGTGGTTATCGTGGGGTTGCAACCATAGTACTTGAGGTTGTAGCATCTTCAGATCTTTGGATATGGCATGCGTTCTTTGGAATTTCTGGTTCAAATAACGATATCAATGTGTTAGATCGTTCACCAGTGTTCGATGATATTCTAAATGACCGTGCTCCAGAGGTAAATTATACTATTAATGGTAATAATTATACTATTGGATACTATTTAGCAGATGATATTTATCCTGAATGGGCTACATTTGTCAAATCAATCTCAAAACCACAAGGGGAGAAACACAAGTTATTTGCACAATACCAAGAAGGATAA